The following are encoded in a window of Fluviibacter phosphoraccumulans genomic DNA:
- the trpA gene encoding tryptophan synthase subunit alpha has translation MGRIADTFAALAKQGKKGLIPYIMAGDPSPAMTVDLMHALVEGGADVIELGVPFSDPMADGPVIQRAAERAIAQGIGMHQTLGMVAEFRKQDQTTPIVLMGYANPIECIGQAAFVDVAKTAGVDGVLVVDYPPEESEDFAQKLRAVDMDPIYLLAPTSTEERIAAVAKVASGYLYYVSLKGVTGAGHLDLHEVSQRIPQIRNRTGLPVGVGFGIRDASTAERLAGMADAVVVGSRLIDAMTDVPQSEARAALLAVMKDIRAGVDKAAGNK, from the coding sequence TGATTCCTTACATCATGGCGGGGGACCCATCACCGGCCATGACCGTTGATCTGATGCATGCGCTCGTTGAGGGCGGGGCGGATGTGATTGAGTTGGGCGTACCATTCTCAGACCCGATGGCCGATGGCCCGGTGATACAGCGGGCTGCCGAACGTGCGATTGCCCAGGGAATTGGGATGCACCAGACGCTGGGCATGGTGGCTGAATTCCGCAAGCAGGATCAGACCACTCCCATCGTACTGATGGGTTACGCCAATCCGATTGAGTGTATCGGCCAGGCAGCTTTTGTTGACGTCGCTAAAACTGCCGGTGTTGATGGCGTGCTGGTGGTAGATTATCCGCCAGAAGAATCGGAAGACTTTGCCCAAAAGCTACGCGCTGTGGACATGGATCCGATCTACCTGTTGGCACCAACGTCCACCGAAGAGCGTATTGCGGCTGTGGCCAAAGTGGCCAGCGGCTATTTGTACTATGTTTCGCTCAAGGGCGTCACGGGGGCGGGGCATCTGGATCTGCACGAAGTGTCGCAACGCATTCCGCAAATTCGCAACCGCACCGGGCTGCCCGTAGGCGTGGGCTTTGGTATCCGCGACGCCAGTACCGCAGAACGTCTGGCCGGTATGGCCGATGCTGTTGTCGTGGGCAGTCGTTTGATCGACGCAATGACCGATGTGCCGCAGAGTGAGGCGCGCGCCGCACTGCTGGCGGTGATGAAAGATATTCGTGCCGGTGTTGATAAAGCCGCCGGTAACAAGTAA